Sequence from the Segatella copri genome:
TAGAAGCGGTGGATGCGGCGAAGCAGGTCTACCACGATTGCTGCCTCGTTGGCATTGCTCTTATCGGATACATTCGGTTCCTTGCAGAACTCGGATGGAAGGAATATCATGCGGTGCTCCTTCAGCAGGTCGTCGAGCGCATCTTCTGATGGGAGAGTATATGACAGCTCCGTCTCCAACTGGTGTGGGCATGGCACGGGTTCCAGTTTCTCCCGACGGTAGAACATCCGGTTAGGAAACTCTGCAATCTCGGGATGCATTCTGCCCTGGCGGCGCAGAATGCCGACGAATTCGCTGCGCTCTTCGTGATCTTCCCAATGAATCAGACGTTCGAAGAGGGAGTTGCGGCAGTTGGTAAGACAGATGTCCTGCAGGATGCTCATGTCGATGATGCCACCTTTCTGACTGTCGTTGATGGTAGGAATACCTGAATCCTGCTCGCTCTGCTGCACCACGGCTGGCAACTGCTTGTAGTCGCCGATGAGGATGAACTTATCCACTGCTGATAAGAGACCGATGAGATTAGGCTCCAGTATCTGGCTCGACTCGTCGATGATGGCAAGCTTGAAGTGCTTCAGCGAGAAGATGAACGGCTTGGAGGTCATCATCGAAGTGGTGCCCACGATTACACGCGTTCCTATTATATATTGTTTGATGGCTTCGAGTTTCGGACAGTCGCTGATGGCTTTCTCTATCAGATAAGGGCGGAACCGCTCATCGCAGGAGTACTCGCTGCCGAGGCGAAGAAATGGGATGCCCGAATCTACCAGCATCTCGCAGATTTCATCTACGGCTCGGTTGGTATAACTCATCAGGAGGATGGAGGATGCAGGCTGCTGAGCCGTCTTGCCTCCCGAGGCGATGCTTTCTGCTGTCGGCATTCCCGTTCCATCGTTCAATGCTTCTTCTACCATAAACTTCAGGGCACGACTGGTCTTTCCTGTTCCCGGAGGTCCCACGAGCAGGAAGTAATCCTGTGCCTGCTTGGCACGGAGAATGATGTCGTCCAGTACATCATCGTAATGTCTGGTCAATGACAGCGAGGCGTCTCTTTGCGGGGCACGCTGCCCTAACAGCAGGTCGCGTTTCTCCTTGGGTGCACAGATAAACTGGTGCAGGTTACGTATGCTTCCGCCTGTTGATGCATCGCTCGTTCCATGTTCTATGGCGTAAGGCAGATTCATCTCGAAGATATCGGCATTCTGCTGTCCGTCGGTGAGATGCACCACAATCTCATCGCTGTGAATCTCCTGCAGTACACCTTTATATAATATAGCCTTTCTCACATCGGGTTCTTCCTTCAGCTTGTAGGTATAGAGATACACCATGTCGCCGATACGGAAGTTGGGCAGGAAGTCCTTTCCCTGGTCGGGCACGTTCAGGGTGATGGTATCATATCCGCTTCCTGCGCTGCTCTGTTCCTTCCGGATGATGTGCAGGTCGGTATAGATATTGCCGGCATCTTTCTTTTCGGCGAGTGGCATGGTCCAGAGGTCGGAACTGGATGTGTTCGTTCCTTCCTGTGCGCCCACCTTGCTGATCATCTGTTCCCGCAACACGAAGGTCATCATGCGGCAGAAGTAAGCCTCCTCTAATGGGGTGAGGTTGTGGAGCGGACTGGTGATGGCTTCTATCTGCGGCTTCAGATACTTGTTGTAAAAGAAGTCCTGGGTACCTGCCACATTCAAAACTTCGGGGGTAAATTCATTCAGTGCATGCTCGAATCCCTCCTTGGCTATCTCGAAGGAGGCGGCAACGAGCTGGTTGCGGTATTCGATGGCCTCCTTGAAGAGCTTTTGGTAATACGCTACCACCATCAGTCCGTCTTGCGGCTGATACTTGGAGTAGAGCAGACGGATATTCACGCGGTCGTTGCTCAGCTTGAAGTTGTGCTGCAATACGCCATAGTAGAGCAGCAGCTGTACATAGTGGGGCTCCAGCTGATAACTGTGATAACCCGGATCTACCTGATGGGTTTCGATATTCATGTTGCGTCCCGATTTCTGCTCCACCAGCAGTTTGCAGTCGGTGGTCATCAGGTCCACACGTCCCTGTATGCCGAGTGCTTCGCAGACGAACGAAGGTTCGAGGATGGCTTTCTTCCTGTCGTAAAGACTTTCGCCACGGAAGGCTGACATCTGTGCCTGCGATGCGGTGCGGGGAAAGAGAATATCCACTACCTGCTGCAGATTGAATGCCTGCTGGTTGGCATCGGTATAGAATTTCTTGGCATCAAACCAGGGACAGGTGCAGAACTCCAGTGCTTTCTCCCTGAAATTCGTCTTTATGGTTTCGTTCATCTGGTATTTGCCGTTTGTATTGATGATGTCATCCAGCGCCGCACCGGCAAAGTTACCGAGCAGGGTAGCCTGGGTGTTGGCGCGGGGCTTCATCTGGTTCAGCAGATAGAGCAGGGGATGATGACCGAAAGCCGTGAAGCAGGTGGCGATACTACTGATATCTACCAGATAATCGGGTTCTACCACGATGAGTCGGGGGGTGATGACGGGCTGCTTTACCTGACAGTCGAGCAGGTTGAGCTGCATACCTTCCTTCAGGATATCCCAGAGGTAGGTATGGTCGATATGGTTCTCTTCATCTTTCAGTTGAACGAGATATTCCTCTTCGTCAGCATCTTGGTCAATATCCACGCGGATGAAATCGCTGTCCCAGTTCTTCACGATGCAGCGGATGCGGCGGTTGTTGATTTCCAGTCCTTTCTGATAAGGGCGGTTGGTATGGGGAATGAGCACGTTCAGCTCGTGGGGAACATCCACTCCGAATACGGCAGAGATGAAGATGGCTAGGGCACGTGCATCATATTTCAAATCTTCGCTTGAGAGTGGTTCCTGCGAATTACTGTGCCGGCGCATGGTCTGGATGGCAATCTTGTCTGCCACCTTGATGCCGTGAGCCTTACAGAGATAATCCACCTGGGAGAAAAGGTTACCGAAAGCCTGTTTCGTTTCCTTCACTCCTTCGTGGCAGCAGAGGATGAGCGTATCGTGCATCATCTTGTTGCGTGTCTTCGGCTCCAGTTCGGGGAGTATCAAAAGTTCTCTTACCCTAAGGAAGAGTTCTGCGGCGCTGATATTGTTTTGATTCATAGGCTACAAAGTTACGAAAATTATAACTACTCTTATAATAAAGGTATTTATAATTATTGATAATTAACTGTTGAACAGGAATGCGTATTTAAGGAAATTTAGGGCGTTCGTGCCAAAAAGTGTATCTTTGCAGCAAAAGTACTAAAAAATAACGCAAGAAATGCTTACCGTATCATTTCTTTTTTGTATATTTGTAGCCCCCAATTGAAAAGAAGGGGTATTATTAATCTAAAAATATTAAACAATGACAAAAGAAGAATTGATGCATAGAGCCATTGAGCTCTCAAAGAATAGCGTGAAGACGGGGGGCGGACCTTTTGGTGCTGTGATTGCCAAGGACGGTATTATCATCGCTGAGGCTTCCAACAGTGTAACCATCGACCTCGACCCTACGGCTCATGCCGAAGTGAACTGTATCCGACAGGCTACCCGCAAACTGAAGACCTTCAATCTGGAAGGTTGCGAAATCTATACCTCTTGCGAGCCATGCCCGATGTGTCTGGGTGCTATCTACTGGGCACATCTCGACCGCATCTATTATGCCAACGACCGGAAGGATGCGGCAAAGATAGGTTTCGATGATGAGTTTATCTACGAGGAGATAGACCGCAAGATAGAAGACCGCCACAAGCCGATGATTGCCCTGATGCGCGATGAGGCGCTCGGTGCCTTCCGCATGTGGGAGGAAAATGCGGAAAAGACGGAGTATTAATGAGATAAGATAAAAAGGGAAGGTTGCACGGAATATGAACCGCAGCCTTCCTTTTTTCGTAGATTCTTCTTGTATTCTATCATGCGGGATAGAGAAAAATGGAGAAAAGGAACGATTTCTCAGATTTTCTTTGTAATTTTGCCGCCAAATTCAGAAAAGACCCTGAATTGATGGACAATGGAAATTCTCTAATTATTATAACGACAATGGAACAGTCAATAGAAAATCTCTACAAATTAGACGGCAGAGTGCCCGTAGGTAAAGCACTCCCATTTGGCCTTCAGCATGTGCTGGCGATGTTCGTCAGCAATATTGCGCCAATCATGATTCTCGCTGGTGCGATAGGTCTGGACAGTTCGATGAGCGCCGTGCTTATCCAGAACTGTATGGTCATAGCTGGTATCGGTACCTTGGTGCAGCTTTATCCGGTATGGCGTATCGGTTCTCGCCTTCCTATCGTGATGGGTATCTCCTTCACCTTCCTTTCACTTGCCATCGCCATTGCCGGTGCTCATGGTATGGGTACTTTGATAGGCGCTGTCATCATTGGTGGTCTGGTAGAAGGAACACTCGGACTTTTCGCCAAGTATTGGATCAAGCTCATTCCGCCTGTAGTAGCCGCTACCGTGGTAACAGCCATCGGTTTCTCGCTCCTTCCTGTTGGTGCCAACTCTTTTGCGGGTGGTCAGGGTGCAGCTGATTTCGGTAGCATGAACAACTGGGTTGTGGGTTCTGTCACTTTGCTGGCTTGTCTGCTTTGTCAGATTTTCGCCAAGGGTTTCTTGCGTTCACTCTCTGTATTGGTAGGACTGCTGGTAGGTTATGTTCTGGCTCTGTTTATGGGAATGATAGATTTCAGTGGACTTTCTGGTCTCTCTATCGTAGCTTTGCCAAAGATTTTGCCATTCACTCCTGAATTCAATATCGGTGCTATTCTCTCGGTGGTAGCAGTATATCTGGTTTCTGCCACAGAGACGATTGGTGATACTTCTGCGCTCTGCAACAGTGCGTTGAAGCGTGATCCTAAGACCAAGGAGATGGGAGCGGCAGTCTGCTGCGATGGTTTCGTAAGTTCGGTTTCCGGTCTTTTCGGTTGTACTCCTATCACTTCTTTCAGCCAGAATGTGGGTTTGGCAGCGATGTCAGGAGTAGTGAACCGCTTTACCATTGCCATGGGTGCCATCATCATGATTATCGGTGGTATCTTCCCAGCTATCGGTTATGTATTGACTACGATTCCTCAGGCTGTATTGGGCGGCTGTACCATCATGATGTTTGGTAGCATCCTCTTTGCCGGTTTCGGCATGATGGCGCGTACAGGCTTCTCTCAGCGCAACATGGTCATCGTGAGCCTCTCGCTCAGCGTTGGTCTCGGATTCACATCTGCAACAGGTATGTTCAACATCTTCCCAGAGATTGTGCGCACCGTTTTTGCAGATAACTGTGTGGCAGTAGTCTTCCTGCTCGCCGTTATCCTGAACCTCGTGTTGCCGAAGAATCTGGATAAGGCATAATAAGTGAAGATATTTATATATAAAAAGGTGCAACTCACAAGTAAGAAAGTGAGTTGCACCTTTTTTGCTATAAACTGTTAACTATAAACTATTAACTAAATCACTGTCCTCCCAGTCTTTCGAAGAAGGTGATGATTTCTTCGAAGGTCTTGAATTCATCGCTGCCGTATTCTATCGTCGTACCCATGAAACCATCGCATGGGCTAGGGTCGATGAAGTAATCGCCGTAGAGCAGGTTCTTCTGGTTGCAGAAGATGATGTGGTTGTAGGCTGGGGTAGAGAGATATTCCTCCACCCAGGTCTGTACCTTCGCCATGTATTCATGGTCGTTGGTTGGCGCTGGGGCTACGATGTATACGTTGTAATGCTCTATCAGCATCTCGTAAGCCTTGTGCATCGAGCTGGTTGCCTTCATGTAACTGTCGTGCAGGGCATCGAAGTCTATGTATACGATAGGGCGCTCCTTGCCGTTCTGCTTGTCGTCTATCCATCGGATAACCGGACAGAGATAGTGGAATGCTACCTTGTCGATAAGTCGGTGCTCGCCATGGAATGGGATGGCGAGTGGATAGTGCTCGTGGAAGAGGTCGAAGGTATGGACCAGCGGATCAGCATCGCCGAAGAGACCATAAACACGTTGCTGCTCCTCGGGAGTAATGTCCTGGAAGCAACGCTCGGTAAAGTCACGGTATTCCTTGATGAGGCCTTTGTTAACCATCAGTTCGTTCACTCCGTCTTTTCTCGGGTTCTGGAATTCCTGCTTGCCGGTCATGCTGCTCATCGTATTGCCCATCTCGAAGGCAGGGTTTACGAGGATGCGGTCGAATCCTTTCAGCAGTTCGGTATACATGCCTCCCATCGAGGTACCGATGATGAGGTCAGGCTTCTCAGTCTCCGCCATCTTCTGCAGCATCTCTATGCCCTCTTCCGGATGTACCGGGATGTCTTCAGCCACGAGGGTGGCATTCGGCATCAGTTCCTGCAACATCTTTACGGTGCCGCTCTGAGCAGAAGAGAGGAAACCGTGAACGTACATGATTTTCTTGCCCGCCATGAGGTCGGGGAATTGTTTGATATATGGGTTCATATTCTTATAGTTTAATGTACTGCTATTTCCTTAAGCGATTTGTACTTAGTTTGTGGTGCAAAGATACTAAAATTATAAATACGCATATAATAAAGGTATTTATAATTATTGATAATTAACCATTGGAGGTCATTAAAAAAAGAGAACCACCCATCGCTGGCAGTCCTCTTTTATTATTCTTCTATTTTATCGTTGAAATAATTGCTCAAGAGTTATCAGGTGATTGATGATACTTGCATGCATATTGGAACTAAGTCCTATTGTTGTCACCAAAACAGTTTGTATTGAGCGAGTCTTGTTATGCATCTTGCTATTTGCGAAAGCGTCTATCTTGTGACGTATATTCTCCTCGACATCTTGTGTGATAGTAAAATTACCTGTTGAAAATTTCATTTCGCAGAGATAATCTGTTTGAGTACTTTTACTCTCCATGACTAAATCTATTTGAGCACCTTTTCCGTCTTCAGCTTTCCCACACCAACTGTAGTTCCTTTCAACCGAATGGATACGTAGAGTGTCTTGTATGTTTTGCAGATGCTCTATGCTCAAAAGTTCAAACGTATCTCCAGCCCATGTGTAGAATGTGGCTGTCCCATGGATAGCGTTCCATCCTCCTTGTTTGACTTGTTTGCCATGAACAAATCTCAGATAGAATAGAGAAAAGAAATCTTTTAGCTGATATACGGTTTCGACTCTTTCCTTTCCATAGCGGGGATACTCTCTCGTAATTCCTGATTCTCTAAGGTTGTCAAGTAGCTTTGTCAGGGTACCTCCAGTTTTGATACCTGTAGCCTTGGAAAGCTCTGATTGAGTCATTCCATAGAACTTGCTGCCAATAGCTTTGACGATGTCTACGTATTTTTCTTTGCTAGAATAAAGTCCTGTATAAACATCTTTGAATTCCTGATGAATCAATTCATCAGCAAAGAATATGCTGTCTATGTTGTCTGTCATTGTTCTGTCGTTGCGGAGCTTATCCAGATAATAGGGGATTCCACCTATAGCCATATAACTCACGCACATTTCATAGCGTGAGAGATGAAAACCATTTTTCTTGTAGTACTTTTCGCATTCTGCTAGAGTGAAAGGGAATAGTTTGATGGTTTCCGTGAGTCTTCCATGCAGACCTCCATAGTCATGTATCACATTATCAAGCATCCAACTTGTAGCCGATCCACAGACAATGAGTATAATATTTCGTTCACTGTCTGCCCATGAATTCCAAAAATATCCCAGTTCTGCTATCATTTCTGATGATTGCGGTCCTGCAAGCCATGGAAGTTCATCGATAAAGATGATTTTCCTTCTGTTTCTTTTTCCTTCCAGAACTTTTCTCAAAAGTAAAAATGCCTCTCTCCAACAAGTGGGTTTCGACTCCTTTGTCGATAATCCTGCAATCACTAGCGAATCATAGAAATGCGCAAGTTGAAGTTGACGATAAGACTCATAGTCCTTGTCTCCGTCTTTAATATAAGTACCTACTGCTTTGAAGAGAATCTTCTTTCCAAAGCATTCGCTTACGAGATAAGATTTGCCTACTCTTCGACGGCCATAAATGGCTACAAGTTCAGATTTCTTTGACTTGTATATTCTATCGAGTATGTTTATCTCTTTATTTCTTCCTATGATATTTGCGTAACTCATTGTAAGATAGTTTTATAATGTTGGTTGCAAAGATACGCTTTTTTTAGGATAATACCAAAAAAACTACTTAGAAAATCAGCGAAAACGATTGAATTTTCTTGCTTTTCGCTGATTTTCTAGAAAAGAATAACACTTTTCCTATAGGTTTTGCTTTTCTCGGCGAGGGTGGCATCGTCATAATAGATGAAACCTTGCAACCAGTAGGTATAAGTGTCCATGTTTTATGCGCTCATGACGAGAGGAAAGTTTTCGTTGACCGTGACTCCTTGCTCTTGCACGATGATTTTTGCTGCAAAATTACGGTAAATTGCAGACAAAACAAAATTATTGGGCGATAAACTTCCGTGTTTGCGAAAAAAGTAGTAATTTTGCACCCAATAACCATATTAAAGTTCAAGTCATAATGGATTTACTGAAAGAAAGAATTATGCAGGAGGGCAGATGCTTTCCTGGTGGAATCTTAAAAGTAGACAGCTTTGTAAACCATCAGATGGACCCTATTCTGATGATGGACTTAGCTAAGGAATTCGTGCGCCTTTTCAAGGACATCAAGTACAACAAGATTATTACTATCGAGGCTTCGGGCATCGCGCCTGCCATCATGGTAGGTTATCTGACCAATCTTCCTGTTGTATTTGTGAAGAAAAAGCAGCCTAAGACTATGGAGGGTATGATTACCTCTGTGGTTCACTCTTTTACAAAGGACCGCGATTATACGGTTTGTGTGAGCAACAGTTATCTTACTCCTGAGGACCGTGTTATCTTTATCGATGACTTCCTTGCCAACGGTAATGCGTCTAAGGGTGTGATGGACCTTTGCGAGAAGGCTGGTGCCAAGATTGAGGCGATGGGTTTCATCATAGAGAAGGCTTTCCAGCATGGTGGTGACTTCCTGCGCAAGGAGGGAATCCGTTATGAGGCGCTCGCTACCGTAGAGAGCCTGGATGATTGCAAGATTGTCTTGAAGTAAAACATCTTATTATATATATTAAAAGCCGCCTGTAATAGGGCGGCTTTTTTATTTGATAATGTCTGCGGCATAGATGCCCATTACTTTGTATCCGTTCGGGTTCGGATGGAGCCAGTCGCCGCTGGCATATTCCCGCTTCATCCTTCTGTCATCATTCGGATCTTGAAGCAGCTTGGCGAAGTCTAGAATGCCATCTGCTTTCTTTGCCTGACTTCGAATCCAATCGTTTACATAGAGTCGGGCTGCTTCGTGGAAGTGGCTGTAGTAGCCGGCACCCTTAAATGGGGTGATAGTTCCCAGATAAACTTTCATCTTCCGTGCCTTCGCCTTCCTCATCATTCCCTGTATGCTCTCTATAATCTGGCGGGCTACCGTTTCGCTGTTGCCGCTCTTGGCAGCACCTATGTCGTTGATGCCTTCAAAGATAATAACCTTCTTTACGCCGCTCTGCATCAGAATGTCTCGGTCGAAGCGTTCCTTGGCGAGTGCCCCGAAACCGCCCGGCACGGTTACGCGGTTGTTGCCGATGCCCAGGTTCAGTACACCCTGGTTGGTTATCTTATGTTTCAGCTGCAGCATCTCCGACATAACATCCGGCCACCGGTTCTGGGCATTATCCGTAGAACATTTGCCGTCGGTGATGGAGTTGCCCATGATGGCGATGGCACTCATGTTGGTGCTCATCGTATACACATCGATGCCGCTGATGTTGTACCAGTGGTTCTCGCGGAAAGCCTTTTCGAAGTTGGAGTGGGCATTGGTTACTCCCTTCATGATATAAGAGGTGGTACGTGAGCCCATGTGAACGGTAGGCACATCGGGAGCCGAGGTGTAGTTGATGGTGATGGCTACGCGCTCCAGGTTCTTGAGATTGAACTTCAGGGCATCGCTCACTATCTGTCTGCCGGCAGGGATCGTAGCCTTGTAGCTGTTGCCGAACTTGAAGTATTGAGCCGATTTGGCATCAATCTTGAAGGAGTCTTTGGCGTGGGCGATATAGATGGAGCGTATCACTACGGGTTGCATCGAGTAGATGTTGCTCAGTTTCAGTCTTATCACGTCGCCTCCTACGCTTACCTTTACTATCTGGCGAACCGAACGGTTTGTCATGTTGTTATT
This genomic interval carries:
- a CDS encoding DEAD/DEAH box helicase gives rise to the protein MNQNNISAAELFLRVRELLILPELEPKTRNKMMHDTLILCCHEGVKETKQAFGNLFSQVDYLCKAHGIKVADKIAIQTMRRHSNSQEPLSSEDLKYDARALAIFISAVFGVDVPHELNVLIPHTNRPYQKGLEINNRRIRCIVKNWDSDFIRVDIDQDADEEEYLVQLKDEENHIDHTYLWDILKEGMQLNLLDCQVKQPVITPRLIVVEPDYLVDISSIATCFTAFGHHPLLYLLNQMKPRANTQATLLGNFAGAALDDIINTNGKYQMNETIKTNFREKALEFCTCPWFDAKKFYTDANQQAFNLQQVVDILFPRTASQAQMSAFRGESLYDRKKAILEPSFVCEALGIQGRVDLMTTDCKLLVEQKSGRNMNIETHQVDPGYHSYQLEPHYVQLLLYYGVLQHNFKLSNDRVNIRLLYSKYQPQDGLMVVAYYQKLFKEAIEYRNQLVAASFEIAKEGFEHALNEFTPEVLNVAGTQDFFYNKYLKPQIEAITSPLHNLTPLEEAYFCRMMTFVLREQMISKVGAQEGTNTSSSDLWTMPLAEKKDAGNIYTDLHIIRKEQSSAGSGYDTITLNVPDQGKDFLPNFRIGDMVYLYTYKLKEEPDVRKAILYKGVLQEIHSDEIVVHLTDGQQNADIFEMNLPYAIEHGTSDASTGGSIRNLHQFICAPKEKRDLLLGQRAPQRDASLSLTRHYDDVLDDIILRAKQAQDYFLLVGPPGTGKTSRALKFMVEEALNDGTGMPTAESIASGGKTAQQPASSILLMSYTNRAVDEICEMLVDSGIPFLRLGSEYSCDERFRPYLIEKAISDCPKLEAIKQYIIGTRVIVGTTSMMTSKPFIFSLKHFKLAIIDESSQILEPNLIGLLSAVDKFILIGDYKQLPAVVQQSEQDSGIPTINDSQKGGIIDMSILQDICLTNCRNSLFERLIHWEDHEERSEFVGILRRQGRMHPEIAEFPNRMFYRREKLEPVPCPHQLETELSYTLPSEDALDDLLKEHRMIFLPSEFCKEPNVSDKSNANEAAIVVDLLRRIHRFYGERFDAKKTVGVIVPYRNQIAMVRKGIEKLGIPELEKISIDTVERYQGSQRDVIVYSFTIQNIWQLDFLAGNSFVEDGAIIDRKLNVAITRARKQMIMTGNPEILRNNQIFSELMNYVKEKGGYF
- a CDS encoding nucleoside deaminase, whose product is MTKEELMHRAIELSKNSVKTGGGPFGAVIAKDGIIIAEASNSVTIDLDPTAHAEVNCIRQATRKLKTFNLEGCEIYTSCEPCPMCLGAIYWAHLDRIYYANDRKDAAKIGFDDEFIYEEIDRKIEDRHKPMIALMRDEALGAFRMWEENAEKTEY
- a CDS encoding nucleobase:cation symporter-2 family protein, with the protein product MEQSIENLYKLDGRVPVGKALPFGLQHVLAMFVSNIAPIMILAGAIGLDSSMSAVLIQNCMVIAGIGTLVQLYPVWRIGSRLPIVMGISFTFLSLAIAIAGAHGMGTLIGAVIIGGLVEGTLGLFAKYWIKLIPPVVAATVVTAIGFSLLPVGANSFAGGQGAADFGSMNNWVVGSVTLLACLLCQIFAKGFLRSLSVLVGLLVGYVLALFMGMIDFSGLSGLSIVALPKILPFTPEFNIGAILSVVAVYLVSATETIGDTSALCNSALKRDPKTKEMGAAVCCDGFVSSVSGLFGCTPITSFSQNVGLAAMSGVVNRFTIAMGAIIMIIGGIFPAIGYVLTTIPQAVLGGCTIMMFGSILFAGFGMMARTGFSQRNMVIVSLSLSVGLGFTSATGMFNIFPEIVRTVFADNCVAVVFLLAVILNLVLPKNLDKA
- a CDS encoding YqiA/YcfP family alpha/beta fold hydrolase, translating into MNPYIKQFPDLMAGKKIMYVHGFLSSAQSGTVKMLQELMPNATLVAEDIPVHPEEGIEMLQKMAETEKPDLIIGTSMGGMYTELLKGFDRILVNPAFEMGNTMSSMTGKQEFQNPRKDGVNELMVNKGLIKEYRDFTERCFQDITPEEQQRVYGLFGDADPLVHTFDLFHEHYPLAIPFHGEHRLIDKVAFHYLCPVIRWIDDKQNGKERPIVYIDFDALHDSYMKATSSMHKAYEMLIEHYNVYIVAPAPTNDHEYMAKVQTWVEEYLSTPAYNHIIFCNQKNLLYGDYFIDPSPCDGFMGTTIEYGSDEFKTFEEIITFFERLGGQ
- a CDS encoding AAA family ATPase produces the protein MSYANIIGRNKEINILDRIYKSKKSELVAIYGRRRVGKSYLVSECFGKKILFKAVGTYIKDGDKDYESYRQLQLAHFYDSLVIAGLSTKESKPTCWREAFLLLRKVLEGKRNRRKIIFIDELPWLAGPQSSEMIAELGYFWNSWADSERNIILIVCGSATSWMLDNVIHDYGGLHGRLTETIKLFPFTLAECEKYYKKNGFHLSRYEMCVSYMAIGGIPYYLDKLRNDRTMTDNIDSIFFADELIHQEFKDVYTGLYSSKEKYVDIVKAIGSKFYGMTQSELSKATGIKTGGTLTKLLDNLRESGITREYPRYGKERVETVYQLKDFFSLFYLRFVHGKQVKQGGWNAIHGTATFYTWAGDTFELLSIEHLQNIQDTLRIHSVERNYSWCGKAEDGKGAQIDLVMESKSTQTDYLCEMKFSTGNFTITQDVEENIRHKIDAFANSKMHNKTRSIQTVLVTTIGLSSNMHASIINHLITLEQLFQR
- the xpt gene encoding xanthine phosphoribosyltransferase, giving the protein MDLLKERIMQEGRCFPGGILKVDSFVNHQMDPILMMDLAKEFVRLFKDIKYNKIITIEASGIAPAIMVGYLTNLPVVFVKKKQPKTMEGMITSVVHSFTKDRDYTVCVSNSYLTPEDRVIFIDDFLANGNASKGVMDLCEKAGAKIEAMGFIIEKAFQHGGDFLRKEGIRYEALATVESLDDCKIVLK
- a CDS encoding SGNH/GDSL hydrolase family protein, whose translation is MKRFIMILCFICTYTLQMAAQTWIGTWATAPQTVVKAFMPYNNNMTNRSVRQIVKVSVGGDVIRLKLSNIYSMQPVVIRSIYIAHAKDSFKIDAKSAQYFKFGNSYKATIPAGRQIVSDALKFNLKNLERVAITINYTSAPDVPTVHMGSRTTSYIMKGVTNAHSNFEKAFRENHWYNISGIDVYTMSTNMSAIAIMGNSITDGKCSTDNAQNRWPDVMSEMLQLKHKITNQGVLNLGIGNNRVTVPGGFGALAKERFDRDILMQSGVKKVIIFEGINDIGAAKSGNSETVARQIIESIQGMMRKAKARKMKVYLGTITPFKGAGYYSHFHEAARLYVNDWIRSQAKKADGILDFAKLLQDPNDDRRMKREYASGDWLHPNPNGYKVMGIYAADIIK